The following are encoded in a window of Staphylospora marina genomic DNA:
- a CDS encoding class I SAM-dependent methyltransferase, whose protein sequence is MNEHRERMSDLLREIVGRIEQHPSRALPFHEFMRLALYHPKWGYYRNPKTKLGKRGDFFTSAHAGDVFGRVLARLFLRMMRVTGRTRDWTVVDMGAGDGRIAAQFAGGLLESGGWPQGVTLWLVDTSPVHRELQRQAMDNIPVPWRQAASLREIPRTPLSFVYGNELVDALPVHRIKKERGALFESFVTLKESKGELQEVWLPLSPESPDDDLVPLLCRMDDGQTLEWQPDARKWLEETAAWIREGYLLTVDYGGGTEDLLARPDGTVRGFSGHRVIGDVLQNPGEIDLTAHVNFDLLERWGENAGLRTLAREPQSRFLIRAGAMELMPVSAARDPFSPEARRVRALLQLIHPDAMGERFWALLQSKGLPDPLIGDPRENEKT, encoded by the coding sequence ATGAATGAGCATCGGGAACGGATGTCCGACCTTCTTCGGGAAATCGTCGGACGAATCGAACAACATCCGTCCCGCGCCCTTCCGTTTCATGAGTTCATGAGATTGGCCTTGTATCACCCGAAGTGGGGTTATTACCGGAATCCGAAGACCAAGCTGGGAAAACGGGGGGATTTTTTCACGTCCGCCCATGCCGGTGACGTGTTCGGTCGGGTTCTTGCCCGACTGTTTTTGCGCATGATGCGGGTGACCGGGCGCACGCGGGATTGGACGGTTGTCGACATGGGAGCGGGGGACGGACGGATCGCCGCCCAATTTGCCGGAGGACTTCTGGAAAGCGGCGGCTGGCCGCAAGGGGTCACCTTGTGGCTGGTGGATACGAGTCCCGTGCACAGGGAACTTCAGCGGCAGGCCATGGACAACATCCCCGTTCCGTGGAGACAGGCCGCATCGCTTCGGGAGATTCCCCGGACGCCGCTTTCGTTTGTGTACGGAAACGAGCTGGTTGACGCTCTCCCCGTTCATCGGATAAAAAAAGAACGAGGGGCATTGTTTGAATCCTTTGTCACTCTGAAGGAATCAAAAGGAGAACTGCAGGAAGTCTGGCTTCCCCTGTCACCGGAGTCGCCGGATGATGACTTGGTCCCGCTGCTTTGCCGAATGGATGACGGGCAAACGCTCGAATGGCAGCCGGACGCGCGGAAATGGTTGGAGGAAACGGCTGCGTGGATCCGGGAAGGATATCTTCTCACCGTGGATTACGGAGGCGGCACCGAAGATCTGCTGGCCCGGCCGGACGGAACGGTTCGCGGATTTTCCGGACACCGCGTGATTGGCGATGTGCTGCAAAATCCCGGTGAGATCGATCTCACCGCCCACGTGAATTTCGACCTGCTCGAGAGGTGGGGAGAAAACGCGGGGCTCAGGACGTTGGCCCGCGAGCCGCAATCCCGTTTTTTGATCCGCGCGGGAGCGATGGAGCTGATGCCGGTCTCCGCAGCCCGGGATCCGTTTTCTCCGGAGGCCAGGCGGGTCCGTGCGCTGCTTCAGTTGATTCATCCCGATGCCATGGGTGAACGATTTTGGGCACTGCTCCAGTCCAAGGGGTTGCCGGATCCCTTGATCGGGGATCCAAGAGAAAACGAGAAAACATGA
- the cysK gene encoding cysteine synthase A codes for MDGAGRQGLKASGRSVPLRVADNILELVGKTPLVRLRRMGKPGWADVYVKLEKMNPGGSVKDRTAWNMIRAAEESGRLKPGMTIVEPTSGNTGIGLALVGAARGYRTILVMPDTMSEERVRLLKAYGAEVVLSPGAERMPGAIRIAERLLREIPGAFMPSQFENPANPDVHRRTTGPEILEQTGGRLDAFVATAGTGGTITGTGEFLRRHFPDLFIGVVEPKQSPVLAGGEPGPHRIPGTSPGFIPPILNREVYDEIFHVTDEEALQTVRELARKEALLLGPSSGASVWAALRVAERLGSGKTVVCIAPDTGERYLSTGVFDDE; via the coding sequence ATGGACGGGGCCGGTCGTCAGGGACTGAAAGCGTCCGGGCGATCTGTCCCGCTTCGCGTGGCGGACAACATCCTGGAGCTGGTGGGGAAAACTCCGCTGGTGCGCCTTCGCCGGATGGGAAAACCCGGTTGGGCTGACGTGTATGTCAAGCTGGAGAAAATGAATCCCGGAGGAAGCGTGAAAGACCGGACCGCGTGGAACATGATCCGGGCGGCCGAAGAGAGCGGGCGTCTGAAGCCGGGAATGACGATCGTGGAGCCCACCAGCGGAAACACCGGCATCGGCTTGGCCTTGGTCGGTGCGGCCCGGGGCTATCGCACCATATTGGTGATGCCCGACACGATGAGCGAGGAACGGGTGCGGCTGCTGAAGGCGTACGGGGCGGAAGTGGTGTTGTCCCCGGGGGCGGAACGAATGCCCGGGGCGATCCGGATCGCGGAGCGGTTGTTGCGGGAGATTCCCGGGGCGTTCATGCCGAGTCAGTTTGAGAATCCGGCCAATCCGGACGTGCACCGCCGTACCACCGGGCCGGAAATCCTTGAGCAGACGGGAGGAAGGCTGGACGCGTTCGTGGCCACGGCGGGGACGGGCGGAACCATCACCGGGACGGGGGAATTCCTGAGGCGTCACTTTCCGGATTTGTTCATCGGAGTGGTGGAGCCCAAACAATCCCCGGTGCTTGCCGGCGGAGAGCCGGGGCCGCACCGCATTCCCGGAACCAGTCCCGGATTCATTCCGCCGATTCTCAACCGGGAAGTGTACGATGAAATTTTCCACGTGACGGATGAAGAAGCTCTTCAAACGGTTCGCGAATTGGCGCGGAAAGAGGCCCTGTTGCTGGGTCCGTCATCCGGAGCTTCCGTGTGGGCGGCTCTGCGGGTGGCGGAGCGGTTGGGCAGCGGCAAAACGGTCGTGTGCATCGCGCCGGATACGGGAGAACGGTATCTGAGTACCGGTGTGTTTGATGATGAATGA
- a CDS encoding rhodanese-like domain-containing protein, giving the protein MKVRELEAKELSARFEQLDGDFSLLVDVRTEEEFAEGHIPGAILIPHDQMERRWEEVAAYRDEPVLLICRSGRRSLMAAEVLAGRGFAKVYNLKGGMLEWTGPVVRD; this is encoded by the coding sequence ATGAAGGTTCGGGAACTGGAAGCAAAAGAACTCTCCGCACGGTTTGAGCAATTGGACGGGGATTTCTCCCTGCTGGTTGATGTTCGCACGGAAGAGGAATTCGCGGAAGGTCACATCCCCGGGGCGATTCTCATTCCCCACGACCAGATGGAACGGCGGTGGGAAGAAGTGGCCGCTTATCGGGACGAGCCGGTTCTCCTGATCTGCCGCAGCGGCCGTCGCAGCCTGATGGCCGCGGAAGTTCTTGCCGGTCGGGGCTTTGCCAAGGTGTACAATCTCAAAGGAGGCATGCTGGAATGGACGGGGCCGGTCGTCAGGGACTGA
- the resA gene encoding thiol-disulfide oxidoreductase ResA, which yields MNKQTRYWVRRVLFLAMVAMIGFALYQGVFRADAAPETGSEAPDFRLRTLDGKTVSLSDFRGKGVMLNFWGTWCEPCRTEMPAMQQAYEKYGEQGFVILAVNIGETEVTAGAFARQYGLTFPILMDSDRNVTKRYKIGPIPSTFFIAPDGTIKRVFQGPVKLEQLEGYVREILPGR from the coding sequence ATGAACAAACAAACCCGTTACTGGGTACGTCGGGTGCTGTTTCTGGCCATGGTGGCCATGATCGGATTCGCGTTGTATCAGGGGGTGTTCCGCGCTGACGCCGCGCCCGAGACGGGCAGCGAAGCCCCTGATTTCCGCCTCAGAACGCTGGATGGCAAAACGGTGTCCCTGAGCGATTTCCGGGGAAAAGGCGTCATGCTCAATTTCTGGGGCACTTGGTGCGAACCGTGCCGGACGGAGATGCCGGCCATGCAACAGGCGTATGAGAAGTACGGGGAGCAAGGATTCGTCATTCTGGCCGTGAACATCGGAGAAACCGAAGTGACGGCGGGCGCGTTCGCAAGACAATACGGATTGACGTTTCCGATCCTGATGGATTCAGACCGCAACGTGACCAAACGCTACAAGATCGGGCCCATTCCCAGTACGTTTTTCATCGCGCCGGACGGAACGATCAAGCGGGTGTTTCAGGGCCCCGTCAAACTGGAACAACTGGAAGGGTACGTCCGCGAAATCCTGCCCGGGCGGTGA
- a CDS encoding cytochrome c biogenesis CcdA family protein, translating to MEQVTLWMALGAGVLSFISPCCLPLYPSYLSYITGISVSQLTDGNRSREIKRLVVTHTLFFILGFSLVFYALGFTAGVLGALFNEYKDLVRMLGAVLIIAMGLFMLGIFRPTALLRERRLEISRKEIGYFGSTLVGIGFAAGWTPCLGPILAAVLAMAAVQPEKAFAFITAYTLGFALPFFVMAMFVGRARWILKYSERVMKAGGALMVLFGILLYTDQLTVITRWLIDLTGFQGF from the coding sequence ATGGAACAGGTTACGTTGTGGATGGCTCTGGGGGCGGGGGTTCTTTCGTTCATATCCCCGTGTTGCCTTCCGCTGTATCCGTCTTACTTGTCCTACATCACCGGCATTTCCGTGTCTCAGCTCACCGACGGGAATCGTTCCCGGGAAATCAAGCGGCTGGTAGTCACGCACACCCTGTTTTTCATTCTCGGATTTTCCCTCGTGTTCTACGCGCTCGGTTTCACTGCCGGAGTGTTGGGTGCGCTGTTCAACGAGTACAAGGATTTGGTTCGCATGCTGGGGGCCGTTTTGATCATCGCGATGGGCCTGTTCATGTTGGGCATCTTCCGGCCGACGGCTCTTTTGCGCGAGCGGAGGTTGGAGATTTCCAGAAAAGAGATCGGTTATTTCGGCTCCACGTTGGTGGGCATCGGATTTGCCGCCGGTTGGACGCCGTGTCTGGGGCCCATTCTGGCCGCGGTGCTGGCCATGGCGGCCGTTCAGCCTGAAAAGGCATTTGCATTCATCACGGCTTATACCCTCGGGTTTGCATTGCCGTTTTTCGTGATGGCCATGTTTGTCGGACGGGCCCGTTGGATCCTGAAATACTCCGAACGCGTGATGAAAGCGGGCGGAGCGTTGATGGTGCTGTTCGGGATTCTGCTTTATACCGATCAACTCACGGTCATCACCCGGTGGCTGATCGATCTGACGGGATTCCAGGGATTTTGA